A portion of the Chiroxiphia lanceolata isolate bChiLan1 chromosome 10, bChiLan1.pri, whole genome shotgun sequence genome contains these proteins:
- the RAP2B gene encoding ras-related protein Rap-2b, with protein sequence MREYKVVVLGSGGVGKSALTVQFVTGSFIEKYDPTIEDFYRKEIEVDSSPSVLEILDTAGTEQFASMRDLYIKNGQGFILVYSLVNQQSFQDIKPMRDQIIRVKRYERVPMILVGNKVDLEGEREVSFGEGKALAEEWSCPFMETSAKNKASVDELFAEIVRQMNYAAQPNGDEPCCASCAIL encoded by the coding sequence ATGCGGGAGTACaaggtggtggtgctgggctcGGGCGGCGTGGGCAAGTCCGCCCTCACCGTGCAGTTCGTGACCGGCTCGTTCATCGAGAAGTATGACCCCACCATCGAGGACTTCTACCGCAAGGAGATCGAGGTGGACTCGTCCCCGTCTGTGCTGGAGATCCTGGACACGGCGGGCACCGAGCAGTTCGCCTCCATGCGGGACCTCTACATCAAGAACGGGCAGGGCTTCATCCTGGTGTACAGCCTGGTGAACCAGCAGAGCTTCCAGGACATCAAGCCCATGCGGGACCAGATCATCCGCGTCAAGAGGTACGAGCGGGTGCCCATGATCCTGGTGGGCAACAAGGTGGACCTGGAGGGCGAGCGCGAGGTCTCCTTCGGGGAGGGCAAAGCGCTGGCCGAGGAATGGAGCTGCCCCTTCATGGAGACCTCGGCCAAAAACAAAGCCTCGGTGGACGAGCTCTTCGCCGAGATCGTCAGGCAGATGAACTACGCGGCGCAGCCCAACGGGGACGAGCCGTGCTGCGCCTCCTGCGCCATCCTCtga